A portion of the Flavobacterium limnophilum genome contains these proteins:
- the nagB gene encoding glucosamine-6-phosphate deaminase, with the protein MLKSSIDKATSFEKRFENIGTVVYENSVVASQSVAQEIASLIKEKQAQNQPCILGLATGSSPKSLYAELVRLHKEEGLSFKNVVSFNLDEYYPMEPDSINSYVRFMKELLFNHVDILPENIHIPDGTLSKNEIGDYCDNYEAKIEAAGGIDLQILGIGGNGHIGFNESGSLQNSKTRLVALDHITRVAASNDFSGLNNTPRTAITLGVKKIMEAKRVILMAWGEGKSNIIKASVEGPVTNQVPASFLQERSNTTFVLDKSAASKLTRINTPWLVEKVSWTDTLIRKAVLGLALHLKKPILMLTDADYIENGMSDLLADLGPAYDINIKIFNKLQNTITGWPGGKPNADDSKRTERAEPAKKRVLIFSPHPDDDIISMGGTFKRLQEQGHEVHVGYQTSGNIAVADDEALRFASFVCDYNTKFGIESREADNIYTKAAQFLQNKKNSEVDIPEVRYIKGLIRKGEAESTCYFVGLPDSQIHFMELPFYETGTIKKKPLGEVDIQITMDLIAKIKPHQIYAAGDLADPHGTHKTCLDIVFEAVKRLKHEKYMDDCWVWLYRGAWQEWGMDEIEMAVPMGPDQVLEKRKAIFKHQSQKDGVVFQGADSREFWQRAEDRNRETADLYHQLGLSHYAAMEAFVRWIY; encoded by the coding sequence ATGTTAAAAAGCAGTATAGACAAAGCAACCAGTTTTGAAAAGCGGTTCGAAAATATCGGCACCGTTGTCTATGAAAACTCGGTGGTGGCTTCCCAATCGGTGGCACAGGAAATTGCGAGTTTAATAAAGGAAAAACAAGCCCAAAACCAGCCGTGTATCTTGGGTTTGGCTACAGGTTCCAGTCCAAAAAGTTTGTATGCCGAGCTGGTTCGTCTTCACAAAGAAGAAGGATTGAGTTTCAAGAATGTGGTATCCTTCAACTTGGATGAATATTACCCAATGGAACCGGACTCCATCAATAGTTACGTGAGGTTCATGAAAGAACTGTTGTTCAATCATGTAGATATCTTGCCGGAAAACATCCACATTCCCGACGGTACTTTGTCGAAAAATGAAATAGGGGACTACTGTGACAATTACGAAGCCAAGATTGAAGCGGCGGGAGGAATCGACCTGCAAATCCTGGGTATTGGAGGAAACGGCCATATCGGATTCAATGAATCGGGTTCCTTGCAAAACTCTAAAACGCGGTTGGTGGCCTTGGATCACATTACGCGCGTGGCGGCCAGCAATGACTTTTCGGGACTGAACAATACGCCAAGAACCGCCATTACTTTGGGAGTCAAAAAGATTATGGAGGCCAAACGGGTGATACTGATGGCTTGGGGCGAAGGAAAATCAAACATCATCAAGGCTTCCGTGGAAGGGCCTGTGACCAATCAAGTACCGGCCTCTTTTTTGCAGGAACGCAGCAATACCACTTTTGTCTTGGACAAGTCGGCGGCTTCCAAATTGACCCGCATCAACACGCCTTGGTTGGTCGAAAAAGTGAGTTGGACGGACACTCTTATCCGAAAAGCGGTCTTGGGCTTGGCCCTGCATCTAAAAAAACCAATCTTGATGTTGACCGATGCCGATTATATCGAGAATGGAATGAGTGATTTACTAGCCGATTTAGGGCCAGCTTACGACATCAACATCAAAATTTTCAATAAATTACAAAATACCATCACAGGCTGGCCAGGAGGTAAACCCAATGCCGACGATAGCAAACGAACAGAAAGAGCGGAACCAGCCAAGAAACGAGTGCTTATTTTTAGTCCCCATCCCGATGATGATATTATAAGTATGGGAGGCACATTCAAACGCTTGCAGGAACAAGGACACGAAGTACACGTGGGGTATCAAACCTCTGGAAACATTGCCGTAGCCGATGATGAAGCCTTGCGATTCGCCAGTTTTGTATGCGATTACAACACCAAGTTCGGTATCGAAAGCAGGGAAGCCGACAACATTTACACCAAGGCGGCACAGTTTCTCCAAAACAAGAAAAACAGTGAAGTCGATATCCCTGAAGTACGCTACATCAAAGGCTTGATTCGAAAAGGGGAAGCGGAATCCACTTGTTATTTCGTGGGATTGCCTGATAGCCAAATCCATTTTATGGAACTTCCTTTTTATGAAACAGGTACTATCAAGAAAAAACCTTTGGGCGAAGTAGACATTCAAATCACAATGGATTTGATCGCTAAAATCAAGCCCCACCAAATCTATGCGGCAGGGGATTTGGCAGATCCACACGGAACCCATAAAACTTGTTTGGATATCGTTTTTGAAGCAGTCAAAAGATTGAAACACGAAAAGTACATGGACGATTGCTGGGTATGGTTGTACAGAGGAGCTTGGCAAGAATGGGGAATGGATGAAATTGAAATGGCCGTGCCCATGGGACCCGACCAAGTACTGGAAAAAAGAAAGGCCATTTTCAAACACCAATCCCAAAAAGACGGAGTGGTTTTTCAAGGAGCCGACAGCAGGGAATTTTGGCAACGTGCCGAAGACAGAAATAGGGAAACTGCCGACTTATACCATCAATTGGGACTCTCCCATTATGCCGCAATGGAAGCTTTTGTGAGATGGATTTATTAA
- a CDS encoding alpha-N-acetylglucosaminidase, whose amino-acid sequence MRKLGLEMNKYKVLGKRILLMLLFFGAMEAYSQNKETTKTATAVIERLVGKRAAEFDLSIIENKNPANGDSFEVRTTANRVSIKGTSNAVLCYAAYAFLKDIGAASVSWEGNRIDLPKTWPKYAKKGATPFQYREYLNACTFGYTTPWWDWKRWEQEIDWMALHGINLPTAMEGQEAVWQQLWKEYGLTDSQLKAHFAGPAFLPWQRMGNINSLEGPLPQEWIAKKAAVQKNILQRMRALGMHPVVPAFSGYVPKAFAEKHPESKITELNSWSGGGFKSTYLLDSKDPLFKEIGKRFIEIYTQWYGHSDFYLADSFNEITPPVSKEHKNEELSDYGSAIFQTIDVAAPGATWVMQGWLFGDNKEFWTKEATQAFLSKVPNNRLMVQDYANDRYKVWENQEAFYGKQWTYGYVHNYGGSNPVYGDLNYYKKELAYVLKNTNKGNLVGYGVMPEGLNNNSIVYEYIYDLPWTQGKEPVNDWLQRYLKARYGNKISPPVFQAWQLLVESIYSTKYWETRWWDSRAGAYMFFKRPTLKITEFKGNPGDKKKLEQAINILKKEAKNFDKNSLYQHDLRDASRHYYSLCIDEMLMECVAAYESKDIPKADALFQKIEQQALDTDDIISGQPLNRLNHWLQSAWDYGSTAEDSKLYLKNAKTLITLWGGEGHLNDYASRAWSGMYKEFYWPRWKMFLQALKESKINNKPFDEEKERESIKQWELKWCESQEMFEK is encoded by the coding sequence ATGAGAAAATTGGGTTTGGAAATGAATAAGTACAAGGTCTTGGGAAAAAGAATCCTTTTGATGCTGCTCTTCTTTGGGGCAATGGAGGCCTATTCCCAAAACAAGGAAACCACAAAAACTGCAACAGCCGTAATCGAAAGACTCGTCGGCAAACGCGCGGCAGAGTTCGACTTAAGCATTATCGAAAACAAGAACCCGGCCAATGGAGACAGCTTTGAAGTAAGGACAACAGCCAATCGAGTAAGCATTAAAGGAACCTCTAACGCAGTCCTTTGCTATGCGGCATACGCTTTTCTTAAAGACATCGGAGCCGCTTCGGTAAGCTGGGAAGGCAACAGGATAGATTTGCCCAAGACTTGGCCCAAGTATGCCAAAAAAGGTGCCACACCCTTCCAATACAGGGAATATTTGAACGCCTGTACCTTTGGCTACACCACGCCTTGGTGGGATTGGAAGCGTTGGGAACAAGAAATCGACTGGATGGCGCTGCACGGCATCAACCTGCCCACCGCTATGGAAGGGCAAGAAGCCGTTTGGCAACAATTATGGAAAGAGTATGGCCTAACCGACAGTCAATTAAAGGCGCATTTTGCGGGACCCGCCTTCCTGCCTTGGCAAAGAATGGGCAACATCAACAGTCTGGAAGGCCCCTTGCCGCAAGAATGGATCGCTAAAAAGGCGGCGGTTCAGAAAAACATCCTGCAACGAATGAGGGCATTGGGAATGCACCCCGTTGTTCCTGCTTTCAGTGGCTATGTACCCAAAGCATTTGCCGAAAAACATCCCGAATCCAAAATTACCGAATTAAATTCTTGGTCTGGAGGTGGTTTCAAAAGCACTTATTTATTGGATTCCAAAGACCCTTTGTTCAAGGAAATTGGAAAACGATTCATCGAAATCTACACCCAATGGTACGGTCATTCCGATTTCTATCTGGCGGATTCCTTCAACGAAATAACGCCACCCGTTTCAAAAGAACACAAAAACGAGGAACTATCCGATTATGGAAGCGCCATATTCCAAACCATCGATGTAGCCGCTCCGGGAGCAACTTGGGTGATGCAAGGCTGGCTCTTTGGCGACAATAAAGAGTTTTGGACGAAAGAAGCCACCCAAGCGTTTCTGTCCAAAGTGCCCAACAACCGTTTGATGGTGCAAGACTATGCCAACGACAGGTACAAAGTATGGGAAAACCAGGAAGCCTTTTACGGCAAACAATGGACGTATGGTTATGTACACAATTACGGCGGATCGAACCCGGTCTATGGTGATTTGAATTACTACAAAAAGGAACTTGCTTACGTATTGAAAAACACCAACAAAGGCAATCTAGTAGGCTATGGAGTTATGCCGGAAGGACTAAACAATAATTCGATAGTTTATGAGTATATTTATGATCTCCCTTGGACACAAGGAAAGGAACCGGTCAACGATTGGTTGCAACGTTATTTGAAAGCCAGATACGGCAATAAAATTTCACCTCCTGTTTTTCAGGCTTGGCAATTGTTGGTGGAATCGATCTACAGCACCAAATATTGGGAAACCCGTTGGTGGGACAGCAGGGCGGGAGCTTACATGTTTTTCAAAAGACCTACCTTGAAAATAACGGAATTCAAGGGCAATCCCGGTGACAAGAAAAAGTTGGAACAAGCCATAAACATTTTGAAAAAGGAAGCCAAAAACTTCGATAAAAACAGCCTTTACCAACATGATTTGAGGGATGCTTCAAGACACTATTATTCCCTTTGCATCGACGAGATGTTGATGGAATGCGTGGCCGCTTACGAATCGAAAGACATACCAAAAGCGGATGCCTTGTTCCAAAAAATAGAACAACAGGCCTTGGATACAGACGACATCATTTCAGGACAGCCTTTGAACCGCTTGAATCATTGGCTGCAATCGGCTTGGGATTACGGAAGTACTGCCGAGGATTCAAAATTGTATTTAAAAAATGCCAAAACCCTCATCACCCTTTGGGGAGGAGAAGGCCATTTGAATGATTATGCCTCAAGGGCCTGGAGCGGAATGTACAAGGAGTTCTATTGGCCAAGATGGAAAATGTTTCTGCAGGCATTAAAAGAATCCAAAATCAACAACAAACCATTCGACGAAGAGAAGGAAAGAGAATCCATAAAACAATGGGAATTAAAATGGTGTGAAAGCCAAGAGATGTTTGAAAAGTAG